In Apus apus isolate bApuApu2 chromosome 5, bApuApu2.pri.cur, whole genome shotgun sequence, the following are encoded in one genomic region:
- the ATG13 gene encoding autophagy-related protein 13 isoform X1 yields the protein MDTDISSQDRKDLDKFIKFFALKTVQVIVQARLGEKICTRSSSSPTGSDWFNLAIKDIPEVTHEAKKALAGQLPAVGRSMCVEISLKTSEGDSMELEIWCLEMNEKCDKEIKVSYTVYNRLSLLLKSLLAITRVTPAYRLSRKQGHEYVILYRIYFGEVQLSGLGEGFQTVRVGTVGTPVGTVTLSCAYRINLAFMSTRQFERTPPIMGIIIDHFVDRPYPSSSPMHPCNYRAGEDNGAVYPSVEDSQEVCTTSFSTSPPSQCVFTVTKAHFQTPPPVVTDTLRVPVMGLAFSHQLSSSRLSYQPAALGVGSADMGYPVLFAGGLNAAHPHQLIGPGKEGGVPPIPSQPAHGTQADQERMCTPLDGVHYSAATPSSSEDTETVSNSSEGKCGSPHDLLETIFIRKVGAFVNKPINQVTMANLDIPFAMFAPKNVELEDNDPMVNPPDSPETESPLQGSLHSEGSSGSSTGNTHDDFVMIDFKPAFSKDDILPMDLGTFYREFQNPPQLSSLSIDIGAQSMAEDLDSLPEKLAVHEKNVKEFDAFVETLQ from the exons ATGGACACTGATATCAGTTCCCAGGACAGGAAGGACCTGGACAAGTTCATcaaattttttgctttaaag acGGTACAAGTAATTGTCCAGGCCCGACTTGGAGAGAAAATCTGTACTCGATCATCTTCCTCCCCAACAGGCTCTGACTGG TTCAATTTGGCAATTAAAGATATACCAGAGGTTACTCATGAAGCAAAGAAAGCCCTGGCAGGACAGCTACCTGCTGTTGGACGGTCTATGTGCGTGGAGATTTCTCTCAAAACCTCAGAG GGGGACTCCATGGAGCTGGAGATTTGGTGTCTAGAAATGAATGAAAA GTGTGACAAAGAAATCAAAGTTTCATACACTGTTTACAACAGGCTGTCTCTACTGCTGAAGTCTCTGCTTGCTATAACCAGGGTAACTCCAGCCTACAGACTCTCAAGGAAACAAGGCCATGAATATGTAATATTGTACAG GATATACTTTGGTGAAGTGCAACTGAGTGGCTTGGGAGAAG GTTTCCAGACAGTCCGTGTTGGGACAGTGGGTACCCCTGTGGGCACTGTCACCTTGTCTTGTGCCTACAGAATCAACCTTGCTTTCATGTCAACCAG GCAGTTTGAGAGGACCCCTCCTATCATGGGGATTATCATTGATCACTTTGTGGACCGTCCCTATCCCAGCTCTTCGCCCATGCATCCCTGCAATTACAG aGCTGGTGAGGACAATGGTGCAGTATACCCCTCAGTAGAAGATTCCCAAGAAGTGTGTACCACATCTTTTTCCACCTCTCCTCCATCTCAG TGTGTTTTTACTGTGACAAAGGCACACTTTCAGACCCCTCCTCCTGTGGTGACGGACACCTTGAGGGTCCCAGTGATGGGACTGGCCTTTTCACATCAA CTTTCCAGCTCTCGTCTTTCCTATcagcctgctgccctgggagtTGGATCAGCTGACATGGGGTATCCTGTACTCTTTGCTGGTGGCTTGAATGCTGCACACCCTCACCAG TTGATCGGTCCAGGCAAAGAGGGGGGAGTTCCCCCGATTCCTAGCCAGCCAGCACATGGCACTCAAGCTGACCAAGAGAGGATGTGCACCCCACTGGATGGAGTCCACTACTCAGCAGCTACTCCTTCTAGCAG CGAGGACACAGAAACAGTATCCAACAGCAGTGAGGGGAAGTGTGGGTCCCCACATGATCTTTTGGAGACCATCTTTATCCGGAAGGTGGGAGCTTTTGTCAACAAACCCATTAATCAG GTGACCATGGCCAACTTAGACATTCCTTTTGCCATGTTTGCTCCCAAGAATGTTGAGCTGGAAGATAACGACCCCATG GTCAATCCTCCTGACTCCCCAGAAACTGAATCTCCTCTACAAGGCAGCTTACACTCGGAGGGctccagtggcagcagcacagggaacaCCCATGATGACTTTGTTATGATTGACTTT AAACCAGCATTTTCAAAAGATGACATTCTTCCAATGGATCTGGGGACATTTTACCGTGAGTTTCAGAACCCCCCTCAACTCAGCAGCCTCTCCATTGACATTGGAGCACAGTCCATGGCAGAGGATTTG GACTCATTACCAGAGAAGCTGGCAGTCCATGAGAAAAACGTCAAGGAGTTTGATGCCTTTGTAGAAACCCTGCAGTGA
- the ATG13 gene encoding autophagy-related protein 13 isoform X5 yields the protein MDTDISSQDRKDLDKFIKFFALKTVQVIVQARLGEKICTRSSSSPTGSDWFNLAIKDIPEVTHEAKKALAGQLPAVGRSMCVEISLKTSEGDSMELEIWCLEMNEKCDKEIKVSYTVYNRLSLLLKSLLAITRVTPAYRLSRKQGHEYVILYRIYFGEVQLSGLGEGFQTVRVGTVGTPVGTVTLSCAYRINLAFMSTRAGEDNGAVYPSVEDSQEVCTTSFSTSPPSQCVFTVTKAHFQTPPPVVTDTLRVPVMGLAFSHQLSSSRLSYQPAALGVGSADMGYPVLFAGGLNAAHPHQLIGPGKEGGVPPIPSQPAHGTQADQERMCTPLDGVHYSAATPSSSEDTETVSNSSEGKCGSPHDLLETIFIRKVGAFVNKPINQVTMANLDIPFAMFAPKNVELEDNDPMVNPPDSPETESPLQGSLHSEGSSGSSTGNTHDDFVMIDFKPAFSKDDILPMDLGTFYREFQNPPQLSSLSIDIGAQSMAEDLDSLPEKLAVHEKNVKEFDAFVETLQ from the exons ATGGACACTGATATCAGTTCCCAGGACAGGAAGGACCTGGACAAGTTCATcaaattttttgctttaaag acGGTACAAGTAATTGTCCAGGCCCGACTTGGAGAGAAAATCTGTACTCGATCATCTTCCTCCCCAACAGGCTCTGACTGG TTCAATTTGGCAATTAAAGATATACCAGAGGTTACTCATGAAGCAAAGAAAGCCCTGGCAGGACAGCTACCTGCTGTTGGACGGTCTATGTGCGTGGAGATTTCTCTCAAAACCTCAGAG GGGGACTCCATGGAGCTGGAGATTTGGTGTCTAGAAATGAATGAAAA GTGTGACAAAGAAATCAAAGTTTCATACACTGTTTACAACAGGCTGTCTCTACTGCTGAAGTCTCTGCTTGCTATAACCAGGGTAACTCCAGCCTACAGACTCTCAAGGAAACAAGGCCATGAATATGTAATATTGTACAG GATATACTTTGGTGAAGTGCAACTGAGTGGCTTGGGAGAAG GTTTCCAGACAGTCCGTGTTGGGACAGTGGGTACCCCTGTGGGCACTGTCACCTTGTCTTGTGCCTACAGAATCAACCTTGCTTTCATGTCAACCAG aGCTGGTGAGGACAATGGTGCAGTATACCCCTCAGTAGAAGATTCCCAAGAAGTGTGTACCACATCTTTTTCCACCTCTCCTCCATCTCAG TGTGTTTTTACTGTGACAAAGGCACACTTTCAGACCCCTCCTCCTGTGGTGACGGACACCTTGAGGGTCCCAGTGATGGGACTGGCCTTTTCACATCAA CTTTCCAGCTCTCGTCTTTCCTATcagcctgctgccctgggagtTGGATCAGCTGACATGGGGTATCCTGTACTCTTTGCTGGTGGCTTGAATGCTGCACACCCTCACCAG TTGATCGGTCCAGGCAAAGAGGGGGGAGTTCCCCCGATTCCTAGCCAGCCAGCACATGGCACTCAAGCTGACCAAGAGAGGATGTGCACCCCACTGGATGGAGTCCACTACTCAGCAGCTACTCCTTCTAGCAG CGAGGACACAGAAACAGTATCCAACAGCAGTGAGGGGAAGTGTGGGTCCCCACATGATCTTTTGGAGACCATCTTTATCCGGAAGGTGGGAGCTTTTGTCAACAAACCCATTAATCAG GTGACCATGGCCAACTTAGACATTCCTTTTGCCATGTTTGCTCCCAAGAATGTTGAGCTGGAAGATAACGACCCCATG GTCAATCCTCCTGACTCCCCAGAAACTGAATCTCCTCTACAAGGCAGCTTACACTCGGAGGGctccagtggcagcagcacagggaacaCCCATGATGACTTTGTTATGATTGACTTT AAACCAGCATTTTCAAAAGATGACATTCTTCCAATGGATCTGGGGACATTTTACCGTGAGTTTCAGAACCCCCCTCAACTCAGCAGCCTCTCCATTGACATTGGAGCACAGTCCATGGCAGAGGATTTG GACTCATTACCAGAGAAGCTGGCAGTCCATGAGAAAAACGTCAAGGAGTTTGATGCCTTTGTAGAAACCCTGCAGTGA
- the ATG13 gene encoding autophagy-related protein 13 isoform X2 — MDTDISSQDRKDLDKFIKFFALKTVQVIVQARLGEKICTRSSSSPTGSDWFNLAIKDIPEVTHEAKKALAGQLPAVGRSMCVEISLKTSEGDSMELEIWCLEMNEKCDKEIKVSYTVYNRLSLLLKSLLAITRVTPAYRLSRKQGHEYVILYRIYFGEVQLSGLGEGFQTVRVGTVGTPVGTVTLSCAYRINLAFMSTRQFERTPPIMGIIIDHFVDRPYPSSSPMHPCNYRAGEDNGAVYPSVEDSQEVCTTSFSTSPPSQCVFTVTKAHFQTPPPVVTDTLRVPVMGLAFSHQPAALGVGSADMGYPVLFAGGLNAAHPHQLIGPGKEGGVPPIPSQPAHGTQADQERMCTPLDGVHYSAATPSSSEDTETVSNSSEGKCGSPHDLLETIFIRKVGAFVNKPINQVTMANLDIPFAMFAPKNVELEDNDPMVNPPDSPETESPLQGSLHSEGSSGSSTGNTHDDFVMIDFKPAFSKDDILPMDLGTFYREFQNPPQLSSLSIDIGAQSMAEDLDSLPEKLAVHEKNVKEFDAFVETLQ; from the exons ATGGACACTGATATCAGTTCCCAGGACAGGAAGGACCTGGACAAGTTCATcaaattttttgctttaaag acGGTACAAGTAATTGTCCAGGCCCGACTTGGAGAGAAAATCTGTACTCGATCATCTTCCTCCCCAACAGGCTCTGACTGG TTCAATTTGGCAATTAAAGATATACCAGAGGTTACTCATGAAGCAAAGAAAGCCCTGGCAGGACAGCTACCTGCTGTTGGACGGTCTATGTGCGTGGAGATTTCTCTCAAAACCTCAGAG GGGGACTCCATGGAGCTGGAGATTTGGTGTCTAGAAATGAATGAAAA GTGTGACAAAGAAATCAAAGTTTCATACACTGTTTACAACAGGCTGTCTCTACTGCTGAAGTCTCTGCTTGCTATAACCAGGGTAACTCCAGCCTACAGACTCTCAAGGAAACAAGGCCATGAATATGTAATATTGTACAG GATATACTTTGGTGAAGTGCAACTGAGTGGCTTGGGAGAAG GTTTCCAGACAGTCCGTGTTGGGACAGTGGGTACCCCTGTGGGCACTGTCACCTTGTCTTGTGCCTACAGAATCAACCTTGCTTTCATGTCAACCAG GCAGTTTGAGAGGACCCCTCCTATCATGGGGATTATCATTGATCACTTTGTGGACCGTCCCTATCCCAGCTCTTCGCCCATGCATCCCTGCAATTACAG aGCTGGTGAGGACAATGGTGCAGTATACCCCTCAGTAGAAGATTCCCAAGAAGTGTGTACCACATCTTTTTCCACCTCTCCTCCATCTCAG TGTGTTTTTACTGTGACAAAGGCACACTTTCAGACCCCTCCTCCTGTGGTGACGGACACCTTGAGGGTCCCAGTGATGGGACTGGCCTTTTCACATCAA cctgctgccctgggagtTGGATCAGCTGACATGGGGTATCCTGTACTCTTTGCTGGTGGCTTGAATGCTGCACACCCTCACCAG TTGATCGGTCCAGGCAAAGAGGGGGGAGTTCCCCCGATTCCTAGCCAGCCAGCACATGGCACTCAAGCTGACCAAGAGAGGATGTGCACCCCACTGGATGGAGTCCACTACTCAGCAGCTACTCCTTCTAGCAG CGAGGACACAGAAACAGTATCCAACAGCAGTGAGGGGAAGTGTGGGTCCCCACATGATCTTTTGGAGACCATCTTTATCCGGAAGGTGGGAGCTTTTGTCAACAAACCCATTAATCAG GTGACCATGGCCAACTTAGACATTCCTTTTGCCATGTTTGCTCCCAAGAATGTTGAGCTGGAAGATAACGACCCCATG GTCAATCCTCCTGACTCCCCAGAAACTGAATCTCCTCTACAAGGCAGCTTACACTCGGAGGGctccagtggcagcagcacagggaacaCCCATGATGACTTTGTTATGATTGACTTT AAACCAGCATTTTCAAAAGATGACATTCTTCCAATGGATCTGGGGACATTTTACCGTGAGTTTCAGAACCCCCCTCAACTCAGCAGCCTCTCCATTGACATTGGAGCACAGTCCATGGCAGAGGATTTG GACTCATTACCAGAGAAGCTGGCAGTCCATGAGAAAAACGTCAAGGAGTTTGATGCCTTTGTAGAAACCCTGCAGTGA
- the ATG13 gene encoding autophagy-related protein 13 isoform X7, with product MDTDISSQDRKDLDKFIKFFALKTVQVIVQARLGEKICTRSSSSPTGSDWFNLAIKDIPEVTHEAKKALAGQLPAVGRSMCVEISLKTSEGDSMELEIWCLEMNEKCDKEIKVSYTVYNRLSLLLKSLLAITRVTPAYRLSRKQGHEYVILYRIYFGEVQLSGLGEGFQTVRVGTVGTPVGTVTLSCAYRINLAFMSTRQFERTPPIMGIIIDHFVDRPYPSSSPMHPCNYRAGEDNGAVYPSVEDSQEVCTTSFSTSPPSQLIGPGKEGGVPPIPSQPAHGTQADQERMCTPLDGVHYSAATPSSSEDTETVSNSSEGKCGSPHDLLETIFIRKVGAFVNKPINQVTMANLDIPFAMFAPKNVELEDNDPMVNPPDSPETESPLQGSLHSEGSSGSSTGNTHDDFVMIDFKPAFSKDDILPMDLGTFYREFQNPPQLSSLSIDIGAQSMAEDLDSLPEKLAVHEKNVKEFDAFVETLQ from the exons ATGGACACTGATATCAGTTCCCAGGACAGGAAGGACCTGGACAAGTTCATcaaattttttgctttaaag acGGTACAAGTAATTGTCCAGGCCCGACTTGGAGAGAAAATCTGTACTCGATCATCTTCCTCCCCAACAGGCTCTGACTGG TTCAATTTGGCAATTAAAGATATACCAGAGGTTACTCATGAAGCAAAGAAAGCCCTGGCAGGACAGCTACCTGCTGTTGGACGGTCTATGTGCGTGGAGATTTCTCTCAAAACCTCAGAG GGGGACTCCATGGAGCTGGAGATTTGGTGTCTAGAAATGAATGAAAA GTGTGACAAAGAAATCAAAGTTTCATACACTGTTTACAACAGGCTGTCTCTACTGCTGAAGTCTCTGCTTGCTATAACCAGGGTAACTCCAGCCTACAGACTCTCAAGGAAACAAGGCCATGAATATGTAATATTGTACAG GATATACTTTGGTGAAGTGCAACTGAGTGGCTTGGGAGAAG GTTTCCAGACAGTCCGTGTTGGGACAGTGGGTACCCCTGTGGGCACTGTCACCTTGTCTTGTGCCTACAGAATCAACCTTGCTTTCATGTCAACCAG GCAGTTTGAGAGGACCCCTCCTATCATGGGGATTATCATTGATCACTTTGTGGACCGTCCCTATCCCAGCTCTTCGCCCATGCATCCCTGCAATTACAG aGCTGGTGAGGACAATGGTGCAGTATACCCCTCAGTAGAAGATTCCCAAGAAGTGTGTACCACATCTTTTTCCACCTCTCCTCCATCTCAG TTGATCGGTCCAGGCAAAGAGGGGGGAGTTCCCCCGATTCCTAGCCAGCCAGCACATGGCACTCAAGCTGACCAAGAGAGGATGTGCACCCCACTGGATGGAGTCCACTACTCAGCAGCTACTCCTTCTAGCAG CGAGGACACAGAAACAGTATCCAACAGCAGTGAGGGGAAGTGTGGGTCCCCACATGATCTTTTGGAGACCATCTTTATCCGGAAGGTGGGAGCTTTTGTCAACAAACCCATTAATCAG GTGACCATGGCCAACTTAGACATTCCTTTTGCCATGTTTGCTCCCAAGAATGTTGAGCTGGAAGATAACGACCCCATG GTCAATCCTCCTGACTCCCCAGAAACTGAATCTCCTCTACAAGGCAGCTTACACTCGGAGGGctccagtggcagcagcacagggaacaCCCATGATGACTTTGTTATGATTGACTTT AAACCAGCATTTTCAAAAGATGACATTCTTCCAATGGATCTGGGGACATTTTACCGTGAGTTTCAGAACCCCCCTCAACTCAGCAGCCTCTCCATTGACATTGGAGCACAGTCCATGGCAGAGGATTTG GACTCATTACCAGAGAAGCTGGCAGTCCATGAGAAAAACGTCAAGGAGTTTGATGCCTTTGTAGAAACCCTGCAGTGA
- the ATG13 gene encoding autophagy-related protein 13 isoform X6, whose protein sequence is MDTDISSQDRKDLDKFIKFFALKTVQVIVQARLGEKICTRSSSSPTGSDWFNLAIKDIPEVTHEAKKALAGQLPAVGRSMCVEISLKTSEGDSMELEIWCLEMNEKCDKEIKVSYTVYNRLSLLLKSLLAITRVTPAYRLSRKQGHEYVILYRIYFGEVQLSGLGEGFQTVRVGTVGTPVGTVTLSCAYRINLAFMSTRQFERTPPIMGIIIDHFVDRPYPSSSPMHPCNYRAGEDNGAVYPSVEDSQEVCTTSFSTSPPSQPAALGVGSADMGYPVLFAGGLNAAHPHQLIGPGKEGGVPPIPSQPAHGTQADQERMCTPLDGVHYSAATPSSSEDTETVSNSSEGKCGSPHDLLETIFIRKVGAFVNKPINQVTMANLDIPFAMFAPKNVELEDNDPMVNPPDSPETESPLQGSLHSEGSSGSSTGNTHDDFVMIDFKPAFSKDDILPMDLGTFYREFQNPPQLSSLSIDIGAQSMAEDLDSLPEKLAVHEKNVKEFDAFVETLQ, encoded by the exons ATGGACACTGATATCAGTTCCCAGGACAGGAAGGACCTGGACAAGTTCATcaaattttttgctttaaag acGGTACAAGTAATTGTCCAGGCCCGACTTGGAGAGAAAATCTGTACTCGATCATCTTCCTCCCCAACAGGCTCTGACTGG TTCAATTTGGCAATTAAAGATATACCAGAGGTTACTCATGAAGCAAAGAAAGCCCTGGCAGGACAGCTACCTGCTGTTGGACGGTCTATGTGCGTGGAGATTTCTCTCAAAACCTCAGAG GGGGACTCCATGGAGCTGGAGATTTGGTGTCTAGAAATGAATGAAAA GTGTGACAAAGAAATCAAAGTTTCATACACTGTTTACAACAGGCTGTCTCTACTGCTGAAGTCTCTGCTTGCTATAACCAGGGTAACTCCAGCCTACAGACTCTCAAGGAAACAAGGCCATGAATATGTAATATTGTACAG GATATACTTTGGTGAAGTGCAACTGAGTGGCTTGGGAGAAG GTTTCCAGACAGTCCGTGTTGGGACAGTGGGTACCCCTGTGGGCACTGTCACCTTGTCTTGTGCCTACAGAATCAACCTTGCTTTCATGTCAACCAG GCAGTTTGAGAGGACCCCTCCTATCATGGGGATTATCATTGATCACTTTGTGGACCGTCCCTATCCCAGCTCTTCGCCCATGCATCCCTGCAATTACAG aGCTGGTGAGGACAATGGTGCAGTATACCCCTCAGTAGAAGATTCCCAAGAAGTGTGTACCACATCTTTTTCCACCTCTCCTCCATCTCAG cctgctgccctgggagtTGGATCAGCTGACATGGGGTATCCTGTACTCTTTGCTGGTGGCTTGAATGCTGCACACCCTCACCAG TTGATCGGTCCAGGCAAAGAGGGGGGAGTTCCCCCGATTCCTAGCCAGCCAGCACATGGCACTCAAGCTGACCAAGAGAGGATGTGCACCCCACTGGATGGAGTCCACTACTCAGCAGCTACTCCTTCTAGCAG CGAGGACACAGAAACAGTATCCAACAGCAGTGAGGGGAAGTGTGGGTCCCCACATGATCTTTTGGAGACCATCTTTATCCGGAAGGTGGGAGCTTTTGTCAACAAACCCATTAATCAG GTGACCATGGCCAACTTAGACATTCCTTTTGCCATGTTTGCTCCCAAGAATGTTGAGCTGGAAGATAACGACCCCATG GTCAATCCTCCTGACTCCCCAGAAACTGAATCTCCTCTACAAGGCAGCTTACACTCGGAGGGctccagtggcagcagcacagggaacaCCCATGATGACTTTGTTATGATTGACTTT AAACCAGCATTTTCAAAAGATGACATTCTTCCAATGGATCTGGGGACATTTTACCGTGAGTTTCAGAACCCCCCTCAACTCAGCAGCCTCTCCATTGACATTGGAGCACAGTCCATGGCAGAGGATTTG GACTCATTACCAGAGAAGCTGGCAGTCCATGAGAAAAACGTCAAGGAGTTTGATGCCTTTGTAGAAACCCTGCAGTGA
- the ATG13 gene encoding autophagy-related protein 13 isoform X4 — MDTDISSQDRKDLDKFIKFFALKTVQVIVQARLGEKICTRSSSSPTGSDWFNLAIKDIPEVTHEAKKALAGQLPAVGRSMCVEISLKTSEGDSMELEIWCLEMNEKCDKEIKVSYTVYNRLSLLLKSLLAITRVTPAYRLSRKQGHEYVILYRIYFGEVQLSGLGEGFQTVRVGTVGTPVGTVTLSCAYRINLAFMSTRQFERTPPIMGIIIDHFVDRPYPSSSPMHPCNYRAGEDNGAVYPSVEDSQEVCTTSFSTSPPSQLSSSRLSYQPAALGVGSADMGYPVLFAGGLNAAHPHQLIGPGKEGGVPPIPSQPAHGTQADQERMCTPLDGVHYSAATPSSSEDTETVSNSSEGKCGSPHDLLETIFIRKVGAFVNKPINQVTMANLDIPFAMFAPKNVELEDNDPMVNPPDSPETESPLQGSLHSEGSSGSSTGNTHDDFVMIDFKPAFSKDDILPMDLGTFYREFQNPPQLSSLSIDIGAQSMAEDLDSLPEKLAVHEKNVKEFDAFVETLQ; from the exons ATGGACACTGATATCAGTTCCCAGGACAGGAAGGACCTGGACAAGTTCATcaaattttttgctttaaag acGGTACAAGTAATTGTCCAGGCCCGACTTGGAGAGAAAATCTGTACTCGATCATCTTCCTCCCCAACAGGCTCTGACTGG TTCAATTTGGCAATTAAAGATATACCAGAGGTTACTCATGAAGCAAAGAAAGCCCTGGCAGGACAGCTACCTGCTGTTGGACGGTCTATGTGCGTGGAGATTTCTCTCAAAACCTCAGAG GGGGACTCCATGGAGCTGGAGATTTGGTGTCTAGAAATGAATGAAAA GTGTGACAAAGAAATCAAAGTTTCATACACTGTTTACAACAGGCTGTCTCTACTGCTGAAGTCTCTGCTTGCTATAACCAGGGTAACTCCAGCCTACAGACTCTCAAGGAAACAAGGCCATGAATATGTAATATTGTACAG GATATACTTTGGTGAAGTGCAACTGAGTGGCTTGGGAGAAG GTTTCCAGACAGTCCGTGTTGGGACAGTGGGTACCCCTGTGGGCACTGTCACCTTGTCTTGTGCCTACAGAATCAACCTTGCTTTCATGTCAACCAG GCAGTTTGAGAGGACCCCTCCTATCATGGGGATTATCATTGATCACTTTGTGGACCGTCCCTATCCCAGCTCTTCGCCCATGCATCCCTGCAATTACAG aGCTGGTGAGGACAATGGTGCAGTATACCCCTCAGTAGAAGATTCCCAAGAAGTGTGTACCACATCTTTTTCCACCTCTCCTCCATCTCAG CTTTCCAGCTCTCGTCTTTCCTATcagcctgctgccctgggagtTGGATCAGCTGACATGGGGTATCCTGTACTCTTTGCTGGTGGCTTGAATGCTGCACACCCTCACCAG TTGATCGGTCCAGGCAAAGAGGGGGGAGTTCCCCCGATTCCTAGCCAGCCAGCACATGGCACTCAAGCTGACCAAGAGAGGATGTGCACCCCACTGGATGGAGTCCACTACTCAGCAGCTACTCCTTCTAGCAG CGAGGACACAGAAACAGTATCCAACAGCAGTGAGGGGAAGTGTGGGTCCCCACATGATCTTTTGGAGACCATCTTTATCCGGAAGGTGGGAGCTTTTGTCAACAAACCCATTAATCAG GTGACCATGGCCAACTTAGACATTCCTTTTGCCATGTTTGCTCCCAAGAATGTTGAGCTGGAAGATAACGACCCCATG GTCAATCCTCCTGACTCCCCAGAAACTGAATCTCCTCTACAAGGCAGCTTACACTCGGAGGGctccagtggcagcagcacagggaacaCCCATGATGACTTTGTTATGATTGACTTT AAACCAGCATTTTCAAAAGATGACATTCTTCCAATGGATCTGGGGACATTTTACCGTGAGTTTCAGAACCCCCCTCAACTCAGCAGCCTCTCCATTGACATTGGAGCACAGTCCATGGCAGAGGATTTG GACTCATTACCAGAGAAGCTGGCAGTCCATGAGAAAAACGTCAAGGAGTTTGATGCCTTTGTAGAAACCCTGCAGTGA